A window of the Brachyhypopomus gauderio isolate BG-103 chromosome 14, BGAUD_0.2, whole genome shotgun sequence genome harbors these coding sequences:
- the intu gene encoding protein inturned isoform X5, whose protein sequence is MASRQFGEHLENHSARSLSHEGEESEVVGVNDGDYTESYSDSEHTDDVEPEWLDDVQKNGELFYLELSEDEGEAVLAQVTASQSAATNHVRFSEKEAEIITDQSGKRTNLSAKSEPKLKRLAKILGGKRQPSQRRGADTKGRRASKQPPSILKNQTGQRAGLVVQQSYLKDVCVYLNPKRLGNVCLPPPEKGGLLEALLGVVHRGGDRAGCVGERLVIHGLVPHSPASKCTQILIGDVLVAVDDVDVTSENIERVLSCIPGPTQQEIWYQYPLSEAAGQLKAVRGIFLTLCDMLGCVTGGQITSSSLLLQKQLIHVGYWKEGSSLLVIGLPADRVPLLHLQTVIEGVVHTLRVMYGSLDSAFCEVDHASRLDHFFCLFFQQLIQPSCLSDGSGPSSQDVSGRFLEGLPAVRWLTLPPDIKVEVDTVLSDFESSDFGDMSEDFFGIRRLYVTLGSCLFYKGYLIANHLPKQDLRDVCLYCQHYCLLGLAAEQRVGQLVVWREVFPQHRPMSRPSPRPSPRPSPHPGYHQPHSRFFLLIVGLRHFMQCVLLEAGGCASPAIGCPGPDSIYVDQVKATLLQLESLHSAIEDRLSAPPTPSLSCADWFLPSGGRDRPDGTGTSPLLNRLTAAIKPPSPGAIGRSLFGEAGPGSGSAGLRGRKPSPQRSLSDSGSEGRGEPAGAFTPGLSPHTTPDAMRKTPPGGTRRDSLGSGGSDGSGGSGGLFKLPRLRQPNPFYLGSLKKSLTERESEDMQRTLRLTAGIENTLFHYVLMESVQGVFIAPTHRELAQLGGSIHPLLIRNFQRCCLSIRHAFQQSLWSRERRGGDGPQTSRGLGPVREHGVLFQCKPENWTDHKKPAPTMTYWVIGRMLLEPVPQEFYVCFHDSVPEVPVEMAFRLSFGLAL, encoded by the exons ATGGCCTCTAGACAGTTCGGTGAACATTTAGAGAATCATTCAGCACGTTCTTTGAGCCACGAAGGCGAAGAGAGTGAGGTGGTTGGAGTAAACGATGGAGACTATACAGAGAGTTACAGTGACTCCGAGCACACAGA TGATGTGGAACCTGAGTGGCTGGATGACGTTCAGAAGAATGGTGAGCTGTTCTATCTGGAGctgagtgaggacgagggggaAGCGGTGTTGGCCCAGGTCACTGCCAGTCAGTCCGCTGCCACCAATCACGTCCGCTTCAGTGAAAAAGAGGCGGAAATAATCACGGACCAAAGTGGGAAACGCACAAACCTCAGTGCAAAATCAGAACCAAAACTCAAAAGGCTGGCCAAGATCCTGGGAGGCAAGAGGCAGCCATCACAAAGAAGAGGGGCAGACACAAAAGGCAGAAGAGCTTCTAAGCAGCCGCCCTCCATCTTGAAGAACCAGACAGGCCAGCGGGCAGGTCTGGTGGTGCAGCAGTCATACCTAAAGGACGTGTGTGTCTACCTCAACCCTAAACGCCTGGGCAACGTGTGCCTTCCTCCCCCAGAGAAAGGGGGCTTGCTGGAGGCCTTACTGGGAGTGGTCCATCggggaggggacagggcaggctgtgtgggggagagacTTGTAATCCATGGTCTGGTACCCCACAGCCCTGCTAGCAAATGCACACAGATCCTAATTG GCGATGTCCTTGTCGCTGTTGATGATGTGGATGTTACTTCAGAGAATATTGAGCGGGTTCTGTCATGTATTCCTGGACCAAcacag CAGGAGATCTGGTACCAGTACCCGCTGTCTGAGGCAGCTGGCCAGCTGAAGGCGGTGAGGGGGATCTTCCTCACACTGTGTGACATGCTGGGATGTGTCACCGGAGGACAGATCACCAG CTCCTCTCTGCTGCTCCAGAAGCAACTGATCCACGTGGGCTACTGGAAGGAGGGATCCAGCCTGCTGGTGATTGGCCTTCCTGCTGACAG GGTGCCGTTACTGCATCTGCAGACCGTTATCGAGGGGGTGGTGCACACTCTCAGGGTCATGTATGGCTCTCTGGACAG CGCCTTCTGTGAAGTGGACCACGCTTCTCGGCTGGATCATTTCTTCTGCCTGTTCTTCCAGCAGCTCATCCAGCCCTCGTGTTTGAGTGACGGCTCTGGCCCCTCCTCCCAGGACGTTTCCGGAAGGTTCCTGGAAGGTTTACCAGCTGTACGCTGGCTCACATTACCGCCAGATATCAAG GTCGAGGTGGACACTGTTCTGTCAGACTTTGAATCTTCAGATTTTGGTGACATG TCTGAAGACTTCTTTGGTATCAGGCGTCTGTATGTCACGCTGGGTTCCTGCCTGTTCTACAAG GGTTACCTGATTGCGAACCACCTCCCTAAGCAGGACCTGCGGGACGTGTGTCTGTACTGCCAACACTACTGCCTGCTGGGCCTGGCAGCTGAGCAGCGTGTGGGCCAGCtggtggtgtggagggaggTGTTCCCCCAGCACCGCCCCATGTCCCGCCCATCGCCCCGCCCATCGCCCCGCCCATCGCCCCACCCCGGCTACCACCAACCCCATAGCCGCTTCTTCCTCCTTATTGTAGGCCTG AGACACTTCATGCAGTGTGTGTTACTGGAGGCGGGAGGCTGTGCCTCTCCTGCTATTGGCTGCCCTGGTCCCGACTCCATCTACGTAGACCAGGTCAAAGCCACTCTCCTCCAGCTGGAGAGCCTCCACTCGGCCATCGAGGACCGCCTCTCCGCCCCGCCCACTCCATCGCTGTCCTGCGCTGATTGGTTCCTTCCTTCCGGCGGGCGTGACCGGCCGGACGGGACTGGCACATCTCCTCTCCTCAACAGGCTGACGGCGGCCATCAAACCTCCTTCGCCCGGCGCCATTGGCCGAAGCCTGTTTGGAGAGGCGGGGCCAGGCTCCGGTTCTGCAGGGCTGAGAGGCAGGAAGCCCAGCCCACAGAGGAGCCTTTCGGACAGCGGGAGTGAGGGACGTGGGGAGCCCGCAGGGGCCTTCACTCCGGGACTCAGTCCTCACACCACACCCGACGCCATGCGCAAGACGCCCCCTGGTGGCACACGCAGGGACTCGCTGGGCTCTGGGGGTTCGGATGGCAGTGGCGGCAGTGGAGGACTCTTTAAG ctcccCAGGTTGAGGCAGCCCAACCCGTTCTACCTGGGCTCTCTGAAGAAGAGTCTGACGGAGAGAGAGTCTGAGGACATGCAGCGCACGCTGAG GCTCACCGCAGGCATTGAAAACACACTCTTCCACTACGTCCTGATGGAGTCGGTGCAGGGCGTCTTCATCGCGCCCACACACCGCGAGCTCGCCCAGCTGGGCGGCTCCATCCACCCGCTTCTCATACGCAACTTCCAGCGCTGCTGCCTGTCCATACGGCACGCCTTCCAGCAGAGCCTGTGGTCCCGG gagaggagagggggtgaTGGACCACAGACGTCTCGAGGTCTTGGTCCGGTTAGAGAGCACGGTGTTCTGTTCCAGTGCAAACCTGAGAACTGGACTGACCACAAGAAACCTGCTCCTACCATGACATATTGGGTTATTGG GCGGATGCTTCTAGAACCGGTACCTCAGGAGTTCTACGTGTGTTTTCACGATTCGGTGCCGGAGGTTCCTGTGGAGATGGCATTCAGGCTGTCATTTGGCTTAGCCCTGTGA
- the intu gene encoding protein inturned isoform X3, with the protein MFSAGSSGRTFPSVSTNLEDIDSVRSVLLYSDVEPEWLDDVQKNGELFYLELSEDEGEAVLAQVTASQSAATNHVRFSEKEAEIITDQSGKRTNLSAKSEPKLKRLAKILGGKRQPSQRRGADTKGRRASKQPPSILKNQTGQRAGLVVQQSYLKDVCVYLNPKRLGNVCLPPPEKGGLLEALLGVVHRGGDRAGCVGERLVIHGLVPHSPASKCTQILIGDVLVAVDDVDVTSENIERVLSCIPGPTQVRLTLETASADLGSVDPAVPGPRSSPVSQLVRLLWGEDTVELQMSVAHIPHIVMYLSLKLDSESPQEEQEIWYQYPLSEAAGQLKAVRGIFLTLCDMLGCVTGGQITSSSLLLQKQLIHVGYWKEGSSLLVIGLPADRVPLLHLQTVIEGVVHTLRVMYGSLDSAFCEVDHASRLDHFFCLFFQQLIQPSCLSDGSGPSSQDVSGRFLEGLPAVRWLTLPPDIKVEVDTVLSDFESSDFGDMSEDFFGIRRLYVTLGSCLFYKGYLIANHLPKQDLRDVCLYCQHYCLLGLAAEQRVGQLVVWREVFPQHRPMSRPSPRPSPRPSPHPGYHQPHSRFFLLIVGLRHFMQCVLLEAGGCASPAIGCPGPDSIYVDQVKATLLQLESLHSAIEDRLSAPPTPSLSCADWFLPSGGRDRPDGTGTSPLLNRLTAAIKPPSPGAIGRSLFGEAGPGSGSAGLRGRKPSPQRSLSDSGSEGRGEPAGAFTPGLSPHTTPDAMRKTPPGGTRRDSLGSGGSDGSGGSGGLFKLPRLRQPNPFYLGSLKKSLTERESEDMQRTLRLTAGIENTLFHYVLMESVQGVFIAPTHRELAQLGGSIHPLLIRNFQRCCLSIRHAFQQSLWSRERRGGDGPQTSRGLGPVREHGVLFQCKPENWTDHKKPAPTMTYWVIGRMLLEPVPQEFYVCFHDSVPEVPVEMAFRLSFGLAL; encoded by the exons ATGTTCAGTGCCGGTTCCAGTGGGAGGACGTTTCCATCTGTCTCCACGAACTTGGAGGACATTGATTCTGTACGGAGTGTGCTTCTTTACAG TGATGTGGAACCTGAGTGGCTGGATGACGTTCAGAAGAATGGTGAGCTGTTCTATCTGGAGctgagtgaggacgagggggaAGCGGTGTTGGCCCAGGTCACTGCCAGTCAGTCCGCTGCCACCAATCACGTCCGCTTCAGTGAAAAAGAGGCGGAAATAATCACGGACCAAAGTGGGAAACGCACAAACCTCAGTGCAAAATCAGAACCAAAACTCAAAAGGCTGGCCAAGATCCTGGGAGGCAAGAGGCAGCCATCACAAAGAAGAGGGGCAGACACAAAAGGCAGAAGAGCTTCTAAGCAGCCGCCCTCCATCTTGAAGAACCAGACAGGCCAGCGGGCAGGTCTGGTGGTGCAGCAGTCATACCTAAAGGACGTGTGTGTCTACCTCAACCCTAAACGCCTGGGCAACGTGTGCCTTCCTCCCCCAGAGAAAGGGGGCTTGCTGGAGGCCTTACTGGGAGTGGTCCATCggggaggggacagggcaggctgtgtgggggagagacTTGTAATCCATGGTCTGGTACCCCACAGCCCTGCTAGCAAATGCACACAGATCCTAATTG GCGATGTCCTTGTCGCTGTTGATGATGTGGATGTTACTTCAGAGAATATTGAGCGGGTTCTGTCATGTATTCCTGGACCAAcacag GTGCGGCTGACCCTGGAGACAGCCAGTGCTGACTTGGGCAGCGTGGACCCTGCCGTGCCCGGGCCACGGAGCTCCCCGGTCAGCCAGCTGGTGCGCCTGCTCTGGGGGGAGGACACTGTGGAGCTCCAGATGTCTGTAGCGCACATACCTCATATCGTCATGTACCTGTCACTCAAACTGGACTCGGAGTCGCCTCAGGAGGAG CAGGAGATCTGGTACCAGTACCCGCTGTCTGAGGCAGCTGGCCAGCTGAAGGCGGTGAGGGGGATCTTCCTCACACTGTGTGACATGCTGGGATGTGTCACCGGAGGACAGATCACCAG CTCCTCTCTGCTGCTCCAGAAGCAACTGATCCACGTGGGCTACTGGAAGGAGGGATCCAGCCTGCTGGTGATTGGCCTTCCTGCTGACAG GGTGCCGTTACTGCATCTGCAGACCGTTATCGAGGGGGTGGTGCACACTCTCAGGGTCATGTATGGCTCTCTGGACAG CGCCTTCTGTGAAGTGGACCACGCTTCTCGGCTGGATCATTTCTTCTGCCTGTTCTTCCAGCAGCTCATCCAGCCCTCGTGTTTGAGTGACGGCTCTGGCCCCTCCTCCCAGGACGTTTCCGGAAGGTTCCTGGAAGGTTTACCAGCTGTACGCTGGCTCACATTACCGCCAGATATCAAG GTCGAGGTGGACACTGTTCTGTCAGACTTTGAATCTTCAGATTTTGGTGACATG TCTGAAGACTTCTTTGGTATCAGGCGTCTGTATGTCACGCTGGGTTCCTGCCTGTTCTACAAG GGTTACCTGATTGCGAACCACCTCCCTAAGCAGGACCTGCGGGACGTGTGTCTGTACTGCCAACACTACTGCCTGCTGGGCCTGGCAGCTGAGCAGCGTGTGGGCCAGCtggtggtgtggagggaggTGTTCCCCCAGCACCGCCCCATGTCCCGCCCATCGCCCCGCCCATCGCCCCGCCCATCGCCCCACCCCGGCTACCACCAACCCCATAGCCGCTTCTTCCTCCTTATTGTAGGCCTG AGACACTTCATGCAGTGTGTGTTACTGGAGGCGGGAGGCTGTGCCTCTCCTGCTATTGGCTGCCCTGGTCCCGACTCCATCTACGTAGACCAGGTCAAAGCCACTCTCCTCCAGCTGGAGAGCCTCCACTCGGCCATCGAGGACCGCCTCTCCGCCCCGCCCACTCCATCGCTGTCCTGCGCTGATTGGTTCCTTCCTTCCGGCGGGCGTGACCGGCCGGACGGGACTGGCACATCTCCTCTCCTCAACAGGCTGACGGCGGCCATCAAACCTCCTTCGCCCGGCGCCATTGGCCGAAGCCTGTTTGGAGAGGCGGGGCCAGGCTCCGGTTCTGCAGGGCTGAGAGGCAGGAAGCCCAGCCCACAGAGGAGCCTTTCGGACAGCGGGAGTGAGGGACGTGGGGAGCCCGCAGGGGCCTTCACTCCGGGACTCAGTCCTCACACCACACCCGACGCCATGCGCAAGACGCCCCCTGGTGGCACACGCAGGGACTCGCTGGGCTCTGGGGGTTCGGATGGCAGTGGCGGCAGTGGAGGACTCTTTAAG ctcccCAGGTTGAGGCAGCCCAACCCGTTCTACCTGGGCTCTCTGAAGAAGAGTCTGACGGAGAGAGAGTCTGAGGACATGCAGCGCACGCTGAG GCTCACCGCAGGCATTGAAAACACACTCTTCCACTACGTCCTGATGGAGTCGGTGCAGGGCGTCTTCATCGCGCCCACACACCGCGAGCTCGCCCAGCTGGGCGGCTCCATCCACCCGCTTCTCATACGCAACTTCCAGCGCTGCTGCCTGTCCATACGGCACGCCTTCCAGCAGAGCCTGTGGTCCCGG gagaggagagggggtgaTGGACCACAGACGTCTCGAGGTCTTGGTCCGGTTAGAGAGCACGGTGTTCTGTTCCAGTGCAAACCTGAGAACTGGACTGACCACAAGAAACCTGCTCCTACCATGACATATTGGGTTATTGG GCGGATGCTTCTAGAACCGGTACCTCAGGAGTTCTACGTGTGTTTTCACGATTCGGTGCCGGAGGTTCCTGTGGAGATGGCATTCAGGCTGTCATTTGGCTTAGCCCTGTGA
- the intu gene encoding protein inturned isoform X2, with the protein MASRQFGEHLENHSARSLSHEGEESEVVGVNDGDYTESYSDSEHTDDVEPEWLDDVQKNGELFYLELSEDEGEAVLAQVTASQSAATNHVRFSEKEAEIITDQSGKRTNLSAKSEPKLKRLAKILGGKRQPSQRRGADTKGRRASKQPPSILKNQTGQRAGLVVQQSYLKDVCVYLNPKRLGNVCLPPPEKGGLLEALLGVVHRGGDRAGCVGERLVIHGLVPHSPASKCTQILIGDVLVAVDDVDVTSENIERVLSCIPGPTQVRLTLETASADLGSVDPAVPGPRSSPVSQLVRLLWGEDTVELQMSVAHIPHIVMYLSLKLDSESPQEEEIWYQYPLSEAAGQLKAVRGIFLTLCDMLGCVTGGQITSSSLLLQKQLIHVGYWKEGSSLLVIGLPADRVPLLHLQTVIEGVVHTLRVMYGSLDSAFCEVDHASRLDHFFCLFFQQLIQPSCLSDGSGPSSQDVSGRFLEGLPAVRWLTLPPDIKVEVDTVLSDFESSDFGDMSEDFFGIRRLYVTLGSCLFYKGYLIANHLPKQDLRDVCLYCQHYCLLGLAAEQRVGQLVVWREVFPQHRPMSRPSPRPSPRPSPHPGYHQPHSRFFLLIVGLRHFMQCVLLEAGGCASPAIGCPGPDSIYVDQVKATLLQLESLHSAIEDRLSAPPTPSLSCADWFLPSGGRDRPDGTGTSPLLNRLTAAIKPPSPGAIGRSLFGEAGPGSGSAGLRGRKPSPQRSLSDSGSEGRGEPAGAFTPGLSPHTTPDAMRKTPPGGTRRDSLGSGGSDGSGGSGGLFKLPRLRQPNPFYLGSLKKSLTERESEDMQRTLRLTAGIENTLFHYVLMESVQGVFIAPTHRELAQLGGSIHPLLIRNFQRCCLSIRHAFQQSLWSRERRGGDGPQTSRGLGPVREHGVLFQCKPENWTDHKKPAPTMTYWVIGRMLLEPVPQEFYVCFHDSVPEVPVEMAFRLSFGLAL; encoded by the exons ATGGCCTCTAGACAGTTCGGTGAACATTTAGAGAATCATTCAGCACGTTCTTTGAGCCACGAAGGCGAAGAGAGTGAGGTGGTTGGAGTAAACGATGGAGACTATACAGAGAGTTACAGTGACTCCGAGCACACAGA TGATGTGGAACCTGAGTGGCTGGATGACGTTCAGAAGAATGGTGAGCTGTTCTATCTGGAGctgagtgaggacgagggggaAGCGGTGTTGGCCCAGGTCACTGCCAGTCAGTCCGCTGCCACCAATCACGTCCGCTTCAGTGAAAAAGAGGCGGAAATAATCACGGACCAAAGTGGGAAACGCACAAACCTCAGTGCAAAATCAGAACCAAAACTCAAAAGGCTGGCCAAGATCCTGGGAGGCAAGAGGCAGCCATCACAAAGAAGAGGGGCAGACACAAAAGGCAGAAGAGCTTCTAAGCAGCCGCCCTCCATCTTGAAGAACCAGACAGGCCAGCGGGCAGGTCTGGTGGTGCAGCAGTCATACCTAAAGGACGTGTGTGTCTACCTCAACCCTAAACGCCTGGGCAACGTGTGCCTTCCTCCCCCAGAGAAAGGGGGCTTGCTGGAGGCCTTACTGGGAGTGGTCCATCggggaggggacagggcaggctgtgtgggggagagacTTGTAATCCATGGTCTGGTACCCCACAGCCCTGCTAGCAAATGCACACAGATCCTAATTG GCGATGTCCTTGTCGCTGTTGATGATGTGGATGTTACTTCAGAGAATATTGAGCGGGTTCTGTCATGTATTCCTGGACCAAcacag GTGCGGCTGACCCTGGAGACAGCCAGTGCTGACTTGGGCAGCGTGGACCCTGCCGTGCCCGGGCCACGGAGCTCCCCGGTCAGCCAGCTGGTGCGCCTGCTCTGGGGGGAGGACACTGTGGAGCTCCAGATGTCTGTAGCGCACATACCTCATATCGTCATGTACCTGTCACTCAAACTGGACTCGGAGTCGCCTCAGGAGGAG GAGATCTGGTACCAGTACCCGCTGTCTGAGGCAGCTGGCCAGCTGAAGGCGGTGAGGGGGATCTTCCTCACACTGTGTGACATGCTGGGATGTGTCACCGGAGGACAGATCACCAG CTCCTCTCTGCTGCTCCAGAAGCAACTGATCCACGTGGGCTACTGGAAGGAGGGATCCAGCCTGCTGGTGATTGGCCTTCCTGCTGACAG GGTGCCGTTACTGCATCTGCAGACCGTTATCGAGGGGGTGGTGCACACTCTCAGGGTCATGTATGGCTCTCTGGACAG CGCCTTCTGTGAAGTGGACCACGCTTCTCGGCTGGATCATTTCTTCTGCCTGTTCTTCCAGCAGCTCATCCAGCCCTCGTGTTTGAGTGACGGCTCTGGCCCCTCCTCCCAGGACGTTTCCGGAAGGTTCCTGGAAGGTTTACCAGCTGTACGCTGGCTCACATTACCGCCAGATATCAAG GTCGAGGTGGACACTGTTCTGTCAGACTTTGAATCTTCAGATTTTGGTGACATG TCTGAAGACTTCTTTGGTATCAGGCGTCTGTATGTCACGCTGGGTTCCTGCCTGTTCTACAAG GGTTACCTGATTGCGAACCACCTCCCTAAGCAGGACCTGCGGGACGTGTGTCTGTACTGCCAACACTACTGCCTGCTGGGCCTGGCAGCTGAGCAGCGTGTGGGCCAGCtggtggtgtggagggaggTGTTCCCCCAGCACCGCCCCATGTCCCGCCCATCGCCCCGCCCATCGCCCCGCCCATCGCCCCACCCCGGCTACCACCAACCCCATAGCCGCTTCTTCCTCCTTATTGTAGGCCTG AGACACTTCATGCAGTGTGTGTTACTGGAGGCGGGAGGCTGTGCCTCTCCTGCTATTGGCTGCCCTGGTCCCGACTCCATCTACGTAGACCAGGTCAAAGCCACTCTCCTCCAGCTGGAGAGCCTCCACTCGGCCATCGAGGACCGCCTCTCCGCCCCGCCCACTCCATCGCTGTCCTGCGCTGATTGGTTCCTTCCTTCCGGCGGGCGTGACCGGCCGGACGGGACTGGCACATCTCCTCTCCTCAACAGGCTGACGGCGGCCATCAAACCTCCTTCGCCCGGCGCCATTGGCCGAAGCCTGTTTGGAGAGGCGGGGCCAGGCTCCGGTTCTGCAGGGCTGAGAGGCAGGAAGCCCAGCCCACAGAGGAGCCTTTCGGACAGCGGGAGTGAGGGACGTGGGGAGCCCGCAGGGGCCTTCACTCCGGGACTCAGTCCTCACACCACACCCGACGCCATGCGCAAGACGCCCCCTGGTGGCACACGCAGGGACTCGCTGGGCTCTGGGGGTTCGGATGGCAGTGGCGGCAGTGGAGGACTCTTTAAG ctcccCAGGTTGAGGCAGCCCAACCCGTTCTACCTGGGCTCTCTGAAGAAGAGTCTGACGGAGAGAGAGTCTGAGGACATGCAGCGCACGCTGAG GCTCACCGCAGGCATTGAAAACACACTCTTCCACTACGTCCTGATGGAGTCGGTGCAGGGCGTCTTCATCGCGCCCACACACCGCGAGCTCGCCCAGCTGGGCGGCTCCATCCACCCGCTTCTCATACGCAACTTCCAGCGCTGCTGCCTGTCCATACGGCACGCCTTCCAGCAGAGCCTGTGGTCCCGG gagaggagagggggtgaTGGACCACAGACGTCTCGAGGTCTTGGTCCGGTTAGAGAGCACGGTGTTCTGTTCCAGTGCAAACCTGAGAACTGGACTGACCACAAGAAACCTGCTCCTACCATGACATATTGGGTTATTGG GCGGATGCTTCTAGAACCGGTACCTCAGGAGTTCTACGTGTGTTTTCACGATTCGGTGCCGGAGGTTCCTGTGGAGATGGCATTCAGGCTGTCATTTGGCTTAGCCCTGTGA